From Nicotiana tabacum cultivar K326 chromosome 20, ASM71507v2, whole genome shotgun sequence, one genomic window encodes:
- the LOC142174531 gene encoding uncharacterized protein LOC142174531, translating to MKVVILFGILATHLYNNRFKHKLIMAGKELDASIIDPPREEEEFEPGLKEELHKMKHKMTEMYQLPVGFKMPMFDLYDRHRDPVAHLRGFCSKMTRAGGKDELLMAYFSQSLSGAALEWYARQDNIRSYNWDNLAQAFARHFQYNVKIVPDRLSLTKIEKKPSESFREYGFRWREQAAHVYPPMEEDKMVEHFLQALEPTYLGHLILAIGKSFNKVVKIGGMVEEGLKSIKIISYSAIKATTHAIQNGTGGVLGKKKKEDVAMVVSGYWHDPTVEGLTDKLSRPNDKPPVVVAKGLPGDDGTKQGKPKVVMRGIAKELRKTKPPKDGPILVKKLVTEEEAEEFLREMKHHQALMKILNEAHIPDKITVNHLEKIITKIFESNRITFSDNELLWRLKIDAERIHKNSICIQGFDGGGKDSIGDIVLELKIGPVEFTMEFQVLVVAVSYNLMLGRPWIHVAKAVMSSLHQILKFEWDRQEVIVHGDENFCAYKYTSVPFIKVEADKGPNF from the exons ATGAAGGTGGTTattttgtttggcattctggcaacacacctGTACAACAACAGGTTTAAAcacaagttgatcatggctggCAAAGAATTGGACGCGAGTATTATTGACCCGCCGAGAGAGGAGGAAGAATTTGAGCCTGGTTTAAAAGAGGAGTTACATAAGATGAAGCACAAGATGACCGAAATGTACCAG CTACCTGTTGGATTCAAAATGCCCATGTTTGATTTGTATGACAGGCACAGAGACCCCGTGGCCCACTTGAGAGGATTTTGCAGCAAAATGACGAGAGCCGGCGGGAAAGATGAACTGTTAATGGCATATtttagccaaagtctgagtggtgcagcattggagtggtacgccCGCCAGGACAACATCAGGTCATACAATTGGGATAATCTGGCCCAAGCGTTTGCTCGACATTTCCAATATAATGTAAAGATTGTCCCAGACCGCTTGTCTTTGACTAAGATAGAGAAAAAGCCTAGTGAGagtttcagggagtatggttttcgctggagagaacaggcagcacaTGTCTACCCTCCAATGGAGGAAGATAAAATGGTGGAGCATTTTCTTCAGGccttggagcctacttacttGGGTCATCTGATCTTGGCGATAGGTAAGTCTTTCAATAAAGTGGTTAAGATAGGAGGAATGGTAGAGGAAGGACTCAAATCGATCAAGATCATAAGTTACTCTGCTATCAAAGCAACTACGCACGCAATCCAGAATGGCACCGGGGGCGTGttagggaaaaaaaagaaagaagatgttGCTATGGTCGTCTCAGGATATTGGCATGACCCAACGG TTGAAGGGTTGACAGACAAGCTAAGCAGGCCAAATGATAAGCCGCCTGTGGTAGTCGCGAAGGGGTTACCAGGTGATGAtggaacaaagcaaggaaagccgAAAGTGGTCATGCGGGGGATAGCAA AGGAATTAAGGAAGACTAAACCGCCCAAAGATGGTCCAATTCTAGTGAAGAAACTAGTCACCGAAGAGGAAGCAGAAGAATTTTTGAGAGAAATGAAG CACCATCAGGCCCTTATGAAGATTCTGAATGAAGCTCATATTCCTGACAAGAtcacagtgaaccatttggagaagatTATCACTAAGATATTTGAGTCAAACAGGATTACCTTTTCGGATAATGAATTGCTCTGGAGG TTAAAAATTGATGCTgagaggatccacaagaacagtatatGTATACAAGGTTTTGATGGAGGGGGAAAAGACTCTATTGGCGATATCGTTCTTGAACTAAAAATaggaccagttgaatttaccatggagttccaggtactgGTTGTGGCTGTCTCTTACAATTTGATGTTGggtaggccttggatacatgttgCCAAAGCAGTCATGTCTTCTTTGCACCAGATTTTAAAGTTTGAGTGGGACAGACAGGAAGTCATTGTGCATGGTGATGAGAACTTTTGTGCTTACAAGTATACATCCGTCCCATTTATTAAGGTTGAAGCTGATAAGGGGCCAAATTTCTGA